The Caulifigura coniformis genome includes a region encoding these proteins:
- a CDS encoding Hcp family type VI secretion system effector: MAADILLKIEGVEGDSKTDGHEGEIDILSASLGATNPSSRAYGGGAGTAKVNVHDLVITKRADKASPTFFLKTCEGTHYDSATLVFRKAGGDGGPVEYMKYEMTHVFVSSWQQSGGGNQFAMENVSLSFEKLKVTFTGQDDAGAATEPVETEWDIAANKKP, translated from the coding sequence ATGGCTGCCGACATTCTGCTGAAGATCGAAGGTGTGGAAGGCGATTCGAAGACCGATGGACACGAAGGGGAAATCGACATCCTGAGCGCCTCGCTCGGGGCCACGAACCCTTCCTCCCGGGCCTATGGCGGCGGCGCCGGCACGGCCAAGGTGAATGTGCACGACCTGGTGATCACGAAGCGGGCCGACAAGGCCTCGCCGACGTTCTTCCTGAAGACGTGCGAAGGAACGCACTACGACTCGGCCACTCTGGTGTTCCGCAAGGCGGGCGGCGACGGCGGCCCGGTGGAGTACATGAAGTACGAGATGACGCATGTGTTCGTGTCGAGCTGGCAGCAGTCGGGCGGGGGCAACCAGTTCGCGATGGAGAACGTGTCGTTGTCGTTCGAGAAGCTGAAGGTGACGTTCACCGGCCAGGACGACGCCGGCGCTGCGACCGAACCGGTCGAAACCGAATGGGACATCGCGGCCAACAAGAAGCCGTAA
- a CDS encoding serine hydrolase domain-containing protein has protein sequence MLRRTFLGCGLAMGLSSTLRAADGSKGFDEAAAILQRATASGQLAAASLYVSRGQDARSQSFGTARNVDAMYLLGSISKPICMTALMALYDQGGFRLDDPVRKFLPKFSGDAREGVTVGHLLTHTSGLPDQLADNSTLRKSHADLPEFVAHAVRTPLSFPPGTRYQYSSMGILLAARIAEVISKVGIRDLVERSVLTPLGMSRSAQGLGKFRLDDFIPAQMDGAAPESGGGDPSSIEWNWNSPYWRQLGAPWGGTHASAPDVGRFLAEFLFGQGKVVNASTARLMTTNQNPAGIQPRGLGFNVGPAAGSRGCSPQVFGHTGSTGQLSWADPATRTICVVLTSLPALAANPHPRELAGAAIASVPS, from the coding sequence ATGCTTCGACGAACGTTTCTCGGGTGTGGCCTGGCCATGGGCCTGTCTTCCACACTTCGCGCGGCAGACGGCTCGAAGGGCTTCGATGAAGCCGCGGCAATCCTTCAGCGGGCAACCGCGAGCGGGCAGTTGGCGGCGGCGTCCCTGTACGTCTCTCGCGGACAGGACGCGCGGAGCCAGTCCTTCGGAACGGCGCGCAATGTCGATGCGATGTATCTCCTGGGATCGATCTCCAAGCCCATCTGCATGACCGCGCTGATGGCCCTGTACGACCAGGGCGGGTTCCGGCTCGACGATCCCGTCAGGAAATTCCTTCCGAAGTTTTCAGGGGACGCGCGTGAGGGAGTCACGGTTGGGCATCTGCTCACGCACACCTCGGGCCTCCCCGATCAACTGGCCGACAACTCGACCTTGCGCAAAAGCCACGCCGACCTGCCGGAGTTTGTCGCCCACGCGGTCCGTACTCCCCTGAGCTTCCCTCCCGGAACCCGTTATCAGTACTCGAGCATGGGCATCCTGCTCGCCGCCCGCATCGCCGAAGTCATCAGCAAGGTCGGCATTCGAGACCTCGTCGAGCGCTCCGTCCTCACCCCGCTGGGCATGTCCCGCAGTGCACAGGGGCTCGGCAAATTCCGACTCGACGATTTCATTCCCGCGCAGATGGACGGCGCCGCGCCCGAATCAGGCGGCGGGGATCCGTCCTCGATCGAATGGAACTGGAACAGCCCCTATTGGCGCCAGCTCGGCGCCCCCTGGGGCGGAACGCACGCCTCGGCACCGGATGTTGGTCGCTTCCTCGCTGAGTTCCTTTTCGGACAGGGCAAGGTCGTCAATGCATCGACGGCCAGGTTGATGACCACGAACCAGAACCCTGCAGGCATTCAGCCGCGCGGACTCGGCTTCAACGTCGGCCCCGCGGCAGGAAGCAGAGGGTGCTCTCCGCAGGTCTTCGGACACACCGGGTCGACGGGACAACTCTCCTGGGCCGATCCGGCGACCCGCACGATTTGCGTGGTGCTCACTTCGCTGCCCGCCCTGGCCGCCAATCCCCACCCTCGTGAACTCGCAGGCGCCGCAATCGCGAGCGTCCCTTCGTAA
- a CDS encoding HEAT repeat domain-containing protein codes for MKRNGSRSGILRLLPLAALVVSGCGKSTEPAGPTSATPATSASGSPVPAPMTASDPTDVYRDLLEALNTKVALISTVQDIPSAKVVSDRFPEADRRHNVLADQYRNSLLTEAQRKEIEQQFGTRQAELEKAWNEHYSRVAFIPGAWENMHPELAPFADMTSYPDDAAGLEAAIIERLQKSIEIQRQVTDVETAKKWGTQYQVASARIGVLLGKHNQARGARGGKDADTPTIQQLRREFDAQRQRINGIPDAARLLNGEAPRTTTVVSLESSADWQPIVIELQSGDVVRVRNTLNQMSGINPPPPWKSHVFPELIKLLDFEPVRGSAAEALKKGWFGPQQSLQVLDAADHQQDRGFKEMLYEGVSRVPGLEEATIERLAALFPISPGKTVSLLREVGPKAEPVAQKYAGHENHEVRICVCEVLRDIGSQASQDLLKTLAEDSNKSVASKAKEALREIEKPAAQRPHLRNRKSA; via the coding sequence ATGAAGAGAAATGGGTCTCGAAGCGGAATTCTGCGACTCCTGCCACTCGCGGCGCTGGTCGTCTCCGGCTGCGGAAAATCCACTGAGCCGGCAGGCCCGACCAGCGCAACTCCTGCAACATCGGCCTCGGGGTCTCCCGTTCCGGCCCCGATGACCGCCAGCGACCCCACCGACGTTTACCGCGATTTGCTCGAGGCGCTGAACACGAAGGTCGCCCTGATCTCCACAGTTCAGGACATTCCTTCAGCCAAAGTCGTCTCGGATCGGTTCCCCGAGGCGGATCGTCGTCACAACGTCCTGGCGGACCAGTATCGGAACTCCCTGCTGACGGAGGCTCAGCGGAAGGAAATCGAGCAGCAGTTCGGAACCCGGCAAGCCGAACTGGAGAAGGCCTGGAACGAACACTACTCGAGAGTCGCCTTCATCCCGGGAGCGTGGGAGAACATGCACCCCGAGCTGGCGCCCTTCGCCGATATGACGTCCTACCCGGACGATGCGGCCGGTCTCGAAGCGGCGATCATTGAACGGCTCCAGAAATCGATCGAGATTCAGCGGCAGGTGACCGACGTCGAAACAGCAAAGAAGTGGGGCACGCAGTATCAGGTTGCGTCGGCGCGAATCGGCGTCCTGCTCGGGAAGCACAATCAGGCCCGCGGCGCTCGAGGCGGCAAGGACGCCGACACGCCCACGATCCAGCAGCTTCGTCGCGAGTTTGACGCCCAGCGACAGCGCATCAATGGCATTCCTGATGCAGCCCGACTGCTGAATGGGGAAGCGCCGCGGACGACGACGGTCGTTTCTCTTGAATCGTCGGCCGACTGGCAACCGATCGTGATCGAGCTGCAGAGCGGAGACGTGGTCCGCGTCCGCAACACGCTGAATCAGATGAGCGGGATCAACCCTCCTCCCCCCTGGAAGTCACACGTGTTCCCGGAGTTGATCAAGCTGCTCGATTTCGAACCGGTTCGGGGCTCCGCCGCCGAGGCTCTCAAAAAAGGATGGTTCGGTCCGCAGCAGTCCCTTCAGGTCCTCGATGCCGCCGATCACCAGCAGGACCGGGGATTCAAGGAAATGCTCTACGAAGGAGTCAGCCGGGTCCCAGGCCTGGAAGAAGCGACAATCGAACGGCTGGCAGCACTGTTCCCGATTTCACCGGGGAAGACCGTCAGCCTGCTGCGCGAGGTGGGGCCGAAGGCGGAGCCTGTTGCCCAAAAGTATGCCGGTCATGAAAATCACGAGGTCCGGATCTGCGTCTGCGAAGTGCTTCGCGATATTGGATCGCAGGCCAGCCAGGACCTTCTGAAGACGCTGGCGGAGGATTCCAACAAAAGCGTCGCCTCGAAAGCGAAAGAGGCGCTGCGCGAAATCGAGAAACCCGCTGCTCAGAGGCCGCATCTCCGCAACCGTAAGTCGGCCTGA
- a CDS encoding polyphosphate polymerase domain-containing protein translates to MDSAFETVASDSWPVVTANDLGNWFPAVADHASPSPRPADHASPPSYELKYVLNEIDAVAVEQELSAWMTIDPHADPTLDRSYRISTVYADTPRFDVFHRATGHRRTKLRLRRYGDSSTIFLERKTKRGRQVSKERVQVGLKHLHRLASADPADWPGEDFRQELARRALLPVCAVSYLRRAYFGVTEEGRMRVTFDRGLQGQRVDDWTFAPALEGPGIAPDIVICEFKFRGAMPNAFKRAIARIQVFPGGFSKYRTCMKALGLQRREFLLEHEAIQGLRN, encoded by the coding sequence ATGGACTCTGCCTTCGAAACTGTCGCGAGTGATTCATGGCCTGTCGTGACGGCCAACGATCTGGGCAACTGGTTTCCAGCCGTCGCCGATCATGCATCGCCGTCGCCCCGCCCGGCCGACCACGCAAGCCCTCCATCCTACGAACTGAAGTACGTCCTCAACGAAATCGATGCGGTGGCCGTGGAGCAGGAACTGAGCGCGTGGATGACGATCGATCCGCACGCTGATCCGACACTCGATCGTTCCTATCGCATTTCGACCGTGTACGCCGACACCCCGCGATTTGATGTGTTCCACCGCGCAACGGGGCATCGGCGCACCAAGCTTCGCCTGCGGCGCTATGGCGACTCATCGACCATCTTCCTGGAACGCAAAACCAAGCGGGGCCGGCAGGTCTCCAAGGAACGCGTGCAGGTCGGCCTCAAGCACCTGCACCGACTGGCATCCGCTGATCCCGCCGACTGGCCGGGCGAAGACTTCCGACAGGAACTCGCACGCCGGGCTTTGCTCCCGGTCTGCGCCGTGAGCTATCTGCGGCGCGCCTATTTCGGAGTGACTGAAGAAGGCCGGATGCGGGTCACCTTCGACCGCGGGCTGCAGGGCCAGCGTGTCGACGACTGGACCTTCGCCCCCGCACTTGAAGGGCCCGGAATCGCACCGGACATTGTGATCTGCGAGTTCAAGTTTCGCGGCGCGATGCCAAACGCATTCAAGCGGGCCATCGCCCGGATCCAGGTGTTTCCCGGCGGCTTCTCGAAATATCGCACCTGCATGAAAGCCCTTGGACTGCAGCGGCGGGAGTTCCTGCTGGAACACGAAGCCATTCAGGGACTCAGGAACTGA
- a CDS encoding Hcp family type VI secretion system effector, with protein MAADILLKIEGVEGDSKTDGHEGEIDILSASLGATNPSSRAYGGGAGTAKVNVHDLVITKRADKASPTFFLKTCEGTHYDSATLVFRKAGGDGGPVEYMKYEMTHVFVSSWQQSGGGDQFAMENVSLSFEKLKVTFTGQDDAGAATEPVETEWDIAANKKP; from the coding sequence ATGGCTGCCGACATTCTGCTGAAGATCGAAGGTGTGGAAGGCGATTCGAAGACCGATGGACACGAAGGGGAAATCGACATCCTGAGCGCCTCGCTCGGAGCCACGAACCCCTCCTCCCGGGCCTATGGCGGCGGCGCCGGCACGGCCAAGGTGAATGTGCACGACCTGGTGATCACGAAGCGGGCCGACAAGGCCTCGCCGACGTTCTTCCTGAAGACGTGCGAAGGAACGCACTACGACTCGGCCACGCTGGTGTTCCGCAAGGCGGGCGGCGACGGAGGCCCGGTGGAGTACATGAAGTACGAGATGACACATGTGTTCGTGTCGAGCTGGCAGCAGTCAGGCGGGGGCGACCAGTTCGCGATGGAGAACGTGTCGTTGTCGTTCGAGAAGCTGAAGGTGACGTTCACCGGCCAGGACGACGCCGGCGCTGCGACCGAACCGGTCGAAACCGAATGGGACATCGCGGCCAACAAGAAGCCGTAA
- a CDS encoding sulfatase family protein has product MSRSLLRLFLALLLLSVSFPATAAAARPNILWILVDDMSANFSTYGETHIRTPHVDQLAREGTKFTHAYTTAPVCSPCRSALITGMYQTSIGAHHHRSGRGTEKIVLPAGVELVPALFKKAGYYTAIGGWPAKRSALGKTDYNFEWDSAIYDGNDWSGRGKDQPFFMQIQLPGGKLRRPAWKDQALKALGSLTSPESVELPPYYPRDSVLLDDWAQYLDTCRFTDLQVGQVVERLKEEGLYDSTVLIFLTDHGISHARGKQFLYDEGIHIPLVIRGPGVKAGLERTDLVEQIDVAATSLALAGIERPKTMQARDLLATDYAPRDAVFAARDRCDETVERLRSVRTSDFKYIRNGFPHRPHLQPNRYKDGKEIVQQLRSLHQAGQLTGLPEKLLFAPNRPAEELYDLRNDPFETRNLAGDPASATRLTELRAKLDRWIIETNDLGQRPESVAQYDSDMKVYVGPEGGKNARQQQILRSNIELMKQWAAEGK; this is encoded by the coding sequence ATGTCCCGATCGCTTCTGCGATTGTTCCTCGCCCTGCTTCTGCTTTCGGTCTCCTTCCCGGCGACCGCCGCGGCGGCGCGGCCGAACATCCTGTGGATCCTCGTCGACGACATGTCGGCGAACTTCTCCACCTACGGCGAGACGCACATCCGGACACCGCATGTCGATCAACTGGCCCGGGAAGGGACAAAGTTCACGCACGCCTACACCACGGCTCCTGTCTGTTCTCCCTGCCGGTCCGCCTTGATCACGGGGATGTACCAGACGTCGATCGGCGCGCATCACCATCGAAGCGGACGCGGCACGGAGAAAATCGTGCTGCCGGCCGGTGTCGAACTCGTCCCTGCACTGTTCAAGAAAGCCGGCTACTACACCGCCATCGGCGGCTGGCCCGCCAAAAGATCCGCACTCGGCAAAACCGACTACAACTTCGAGTGGGATTCCGCGATCTACGATGGCAACGACTGGAGCGGACGCGGAAAGGACCAGCCATTCTTCATGCAGATCCAGCTGCCTGGCGGCAAGCTTCGCAGGCCCGCCTGGAAAGACCAGGCCCTCAAGGCGCTGGGAAGCCTGACCTCTCCCGAGAGCGTCGAACTGCCGCCCTACTATCCGCGCGATTCCGTCCTGCTCGATGACTGGGCCCAGTATCTCGACACCTGCCGGTTCACGGACCTGCAGGTCGGCCAGGTCGTCGAGCGACTGAAAGAGGAAGGCCTCTACGACTCCACTGTCCTCATCTTTCTGACGGACCACGGAATCAGCCACGCGCGCGGTAAACAGTTCCTCTACGACGAAGGCATCCACATCCCGCTGGTGATCCGGGGACCGGGAGTCAAAGCAGGCCTGGAACGCACCGATCTCGTCGAGCAGATCGACGTGGCCGCCACCTCGCTGGCCCTCGCGGGAATCGAACGGCCGAAAACCATGCAGGCGCGTGACCTCCTTGCCACCGACTACGCCCCGCGCGACGCCGTGTTCGCAGCACGCGACCGATGTGATGAAACGGTGGAACGACTCCGCAGCGTGCGAACCAGTGACTTCAAGTACATCCGCAACGGCTTCCCGCACCGGCCGCACCTCCAGCCCAATCGGTATAAGGACGGCAAAGAAATCGTCCAGCAATTGCGGTCTCTGCATCAGGCCGGCCAACTCACCGGACTCCCCGAAAAACTGCTGTTCGCTCCGAACCGTCCGGCGGAAGAGCTGTACGACCTCCGGAATGATCCCTTTGAAACCAGAAACCTCGCCGGTGACCCGGCCAGCGCGACCAGGCTCACGGAACTGCGGGCGAAACTCGACCGGTGGATCATCGAGACCAACGATCTCGGACAGAGGCCCGAATCCGTCGCGCAGTATGACAGCGACATGAAGGTCTATGTCGGACCGGAGGGCGGCAAGAACGCCAGGCAGCAGCAGATTCTGCGATCGAACATCGAGCTCATGAAGCAATGGGCCGCGGAAGGGAAATGA
- a CDS encoding cold-shock protein: MAEGRIKKLTDKGFGFIDTGRGADMFFHMSNLEGVRFDDLREGQQVSYNPGRGPKGERAENVRPI; encoded by the coding sequence ATGGCTGAAGGCAGAATCAAGAAGCTGACCGACAAGGGCTTTGGTTTCATCGACACGGGCCGTGGCGCCGACATGTTCTTCCACATGTCGAATCTGGAAGGCGTGCGGTTTGACGACCTCCGTGAGGGGCAGCAGGTGTCGTACAATCCCGGCCGCGGCCCGAAGGGCGAGCGCGCCGAGAACGTGCGCCCGATCTAG